In Sceloporus undulatus isolate JIND9_A2432 ecotype Alabama chromosome 7, SceUnd_v1.1, whole genome shotgun sequence, one DNA window encodes the following:
- the EGFL7 gene encoding epidermal growth factor-like protein 7 has protein sequence MRRVTCLLAGYLLVLTVTNVDCFSRSGHKGCSVEVRSRTISFLTSHAQPVYQPYLTLCQGYRLCSTYRTIYRVTQRPTYRKVSQPVYACCSGWRWGGKTRKLGCNIVCQPPCQNGGTCSLPNQCSCPSGWTGSCCQTDVDECAGGRHGCSEVCLNVAGSYRCACQPGYELQEDGKSCQAQVVPTKAPATPSPGGTTNLMVQDEVRELKSRMAALEDKFQRMLAPFLKLEIPGTDGTAPADPLGLLIQSLQQLDRIDSLSEQISFLEEQLETCSCKNER, from the exons ATGAGGAGGGTCACCTGTCTCCTGGCAGGGTATCTCCTAGTCCTTACGGTGACCAATGTGGACTGCTTCTCCAGGTCAGG GCACAAAGGGTGCTCCGTGGAAGTAAGAAGCCGCACCATATCCTTCCTCACATCCCATGCCCAGCCGGTTTATCAGCCCTATCTCACTTTGTGCCAGGGATACAGACTCTGCAGCACGTACAG AACTATCTACAGGGTTACTCAGCGCCCAACGTATCGGAAAGTTTCTCAGCCAGTGTACGCCTGCTGTTCGGGATGGAGATGGGGAGGTAAAACCCGTAAGCTTGGATGTAATATAG TCTGCCAACCGCCTTGCCAAAATGGGGGAACATGTTCACTGCCGAACCAGTGCTCCTGCCCCTCTGGATGGACTGGAAGCTGTTGCCAGACAG ATGTGGACGAATGTGCTGGAGGAAGACATGGGTGCAGCGAGGTTTGCCTCAACGTAGCTGGGAGCTACCGCTGTGCCTGCCAGCCAGGGTACGAACTCCAAGAAGACGGGAAAAGCTGCCAGGCTCAGGTGGTGCCCACGAAGGCCCCCGCCACTCCCAGTCCAG GTGGAACCACCAACCTGATGGTGCAAGATGAAGTGAGGGAGCTGAAAAGCAGAATGGCTGCCCTGGAAGAT AAATTCCAGCGGATGTTGGCACCATTCCTTAAACTGGAGATACCAGGCACAGATGGCACGGCCCCTGCTGACCCGCTGGGACTGCTCATCCAGTCTTTGCAGCAGCTGGACAGAATAGACTCACTCAGTGAGCAAATATCTTTCCTGGAGGAACAGCTGGAGACAT GTTCCTGTAAGAATGAACGCTGA